A single Melopsittacus undulatus isolate bMelUnd1 chromosome 11, bMelUnd1.mat.Z, whole genome shotgun sequence DNA region contains:
- the MIF4GD gene encoding MIF4G domain-containing protein, with product MGETGKEEYKIQSFDAETQKLLKTALKDPSNVDLEKVANIIVDQSLKDCVFSKEAGRICYTIIQAESKQVGQSIFRRSLLNRLQQEYKDREELRTRSLQAWICYVTFICNIFDYLRVNNMPMMALVNPVYDCLFRLAQPDSMCKEEEVDCLVLQLHRIGEQLEKMNSQRMDELFSLLRDGFLLQEGLSSLSQLLLLEIIEFRAADWKMTDAAQKYYYSEVTD from the exons ATGGGGGAAACAGGCAAAGAAGAGTATAAAATACAGTCATTTGATGCCGAGACCCAGAAGCTGCTGAAAACAGCCCTCAAAG ACCCCAGCAACGTGGACCTGGAGAAAGTGGCCAATATTATAGTGGACCAGTCCCTCAAAGACTGTGTATTCAGCAAGGAGGCAGGGCGCATCTGCTACACCATCATCCAG GCAGAGAGCAAACAAGTTGGGCAGAGCATCTTCCGGAGGAGCCTGCTGAACCGGCTGCAGCAGGAGTACAAGGACCGGGAAGAGCTGCGCACCCGCTCGCTCCAGGCCTGGATCTGCTACGTCACCTTCATCTGCAACATCTTTGACTATCTGAGg GTGAACAACATGCCCATGATGGCCCTGGTGAACCCTGTTTATGACTGCCTGTTCCGGCTGGCACAGCCCGACAGCATGTGCAAGGAGGAAGAG GTGGACTGCTTGGTCCTACAGCTCCACCGCATTGGCGAGCAGCTGGAGAAGATGAATTCCCAGCGGATGGATgagctcttctccctcctccgGGATGGATTCCTCCTGCAGGAGGGGCTCAGCTCCctgtcccagctcctgctgctggagatCATCGAGTTCCGAGCTGCCGACTGGAAGATGACGGATGCTGCCCAGAAGTACTATTACAGTGAAGTGACGGATTAA
- the SLC25A19 gene encoding mitochondrial thiamine pyrophosphate carrier codes for MVGYDPGSTCVSTAEAAAAGSASGFVTRLLVSPLDVIKIRFQLQIERLSSKNPGAKYHSILQAARCICREEGLVAFWKGHVPAQLLSGGYGAVQFMVFENLTQLVHSITSYGTRDSLVHFTCGGLSACTATVAVQPLDTLRTRLAAQGEPKIYQNLRHAVVTMYQTEGPRTFYRGLTPTIIAVFPNAGLQFSFYNILQQLSEWVVPAEGKKGGNVKNLVCGSCAGIISKTLTYPFDLFKKRLQVHGFEQARAAFGQVRVYSGLLDCIRQIMREEGPGGFFKGLSPSLLKAAVSTGLTFFWYELFCSLLCSLKTADGIARKER; via the exons ATGGTCGGCTATGACCCCGGCTCCACGTGCGTCTCCACGGCGGAAGCGGCTGCAGCAGGGTCAGCATCTGGCTTCGTCACCCGGCTCCTTGTCAGTCCCTTGGATGTCATCAAGATCCGGTTCCAG CTTCAGATCGAGCGGCTCTCCTCCAAAAACCCAGGCGCGAAGtaccacagcatcctgcaggcCGCACGGTGCATCTGCCGGGAAGAGGGCTTGGTGGCCTTCTGGAAGGGCCATGTTCCTGCTCAGCTGCTTTCAGGTGGCTACGGAGCTGTTCAG TTCATGGTGTTTGAGAACCTGACACAACTGGtacacagcatcacctcctaCGGCACCCGCGACTCCTTGGTGCACTTCACCTGCGGTGGGCTGTCTGCCTGCACAGCCACGGTTGCAGTCCAGCCTCTTGACACGCTACGCACCCGCTTAGCTGCTCAGGGTGAGCCTAAG ATCTACCAAAACCTTCGCCATGCAGTGGTCACGATGTACCAGACAGAGGGACCTCGGACGTTCTATAGAGGTTTGACCCCCACAATCATTGCTGTCTTCCCAAATGCTGGTCTCCAGTTCTCCTTCTACAACATCCTGCAACAGCTTTCTGAATGGGTGGTTCcagctgaaggaaagaaaggag gCAACGTTAAAAACCTTGTTTGTGGCAGCTGTGCTGGAATCATCAGCAAAACCCTCACTTACCCCTTCGACTTGTTCAAGAAGCGACTGCAAGTGCATGGCTTTGAGCAGGCTCGGGCAGCCTTTGGGCAG GTGCGGGTGTACAGCGGTCTGCTGGACTGCATAAGGCAGATCATGCGAGAGGAGGGCCCGGGTGGATTCTTTAAGGGCCTCTCACCCAGCTTGCTGAAGGCTGCTGTCTCCACTGGCCTTACCTTCTTCTGGTATGAGCTGTTCTGCAGCCTCCTGTGCTCCCTGAAGACTGCCGATGGCATTGCAAGGAAGGAGCGCTGA
- the GGA3 gene encoding ADP-ribosylation factor-binding protein GGA3 isoform X2 → MKNCGRRFHNEVGKFRFLNELIKVVSPKYLGDRVSEKVKTKVIELLYSWTVALPEESKIKDAYYMLKRQGIVMFDPVIPADRTLIPSPPPRPKNPVFDDEEKSKLLAKLLKSKNPDDLQEANKLIKSMVKEDEARIQKVTKRMHTLEEVNNNVKLLNEMLVHYSKEESSEADRELMKELCERCETKRRTLFKLASETEDNDSSLGDILQASDNLSRVINSYKKIIEGQVLNGEVDLPGMSVVEGSNSTSNLNTLIDLAGLDVSSTPPPPLPPSTLTPAPPAEIPILPPPPQASAPLRSSSSGQVEAAPAQQSSNSLSLLDEELLCLGLNDPAPAAAKETSENNQWSMFENDQLDLDFFNPKMVTVACNPAGNPLLHHASQTSCGTSVTLPSAFTASQTAPSIAAPNSAPFVFPAGPAAPVGPPKTIPAAPAYFNSSVGSNMSHKMDALGQLLEEAKGTATQGMVTPSAFPGAALPTTVTSAPLIAPAGPPATAPVAPPVPFPSSCPAGSGSPLFQPASFQQQGSPMKAPEISLANVHVPLESIKPSSALPVTAYDKNGFRILLHFARECPPGRSDVLVVVVSMLNTAPLPVKNIVLQAAVPKSMKVKLQPPSGTELSPFNPIQPPAAITQVMLLANPAKEKVRLRYRLTFTLGEQPSTEVGEVDQFPPVEQWGNL, encoded by the exons ATGAAGAACTGTGGGCGAAGATTTCATAATGAAGTAGGGAAGTTTCGCTTCTTAAACGAGTTGATAAAAGTCGTGTCTCCAAAG TACCTGGGAGACCGAGTCTCAGAGAAGGTGAAGACCAAAGTCATTGAGTTGCTGTACAGCTGGACAGTGGCACTGCCAGAAGAATCCAAAATCAAGGATGCCTACTACATGCTGAAGCGACAAG gGATTGTTATGTTTGATCCTGTAATTCCTGCAGACCGAACCCTGATTCCTTCTCCACCGCCTCGTCCCAAAAACCCTGTGTTTGATGATGAAGAGAAATCTAAG CTTCTAGCCAAGCTCCTGAAAAGCAAAAACCCAGATGATTTACAAGAGGCCAACAAACTTATCAAATCCATGGTAAAAGAG GATGAGGCTCGGATTCAGAAGGTCACAAAGCGCATGCACACGCTGGAGGAAGTGAATAACAACGTGAAGCTGCTGAATGAGATGCTGGTTCATTACAGCAAAGAGGAATCATCGGAGGCTGATAGGGAGCTCATGAAG GAGCTCTGTGAAAGGTGTGAAACCAAAAGAAGGACATTATTCAAGCTGGCCAGTGAGACAGAGGATAATGACAGCAGTTTGG GGGATATTCTGCAGGCCAGTGACAATCTGTCCCGTGTGATCAATTCCTATAAGAAGATCATAGAGGGCCAAGTGCTCAATGGTGAAGTGGATCTGCCTGGGATGTCTGTAGTAGAAG GGAGTAACTCCACCAGTAACCTCAACACCCTCATTGACCTGGCTGGACTGGACGTCAGCAGCACCCCACCACCTCCACTGCCACCCAGCACCCTGACACCAGCCCCCCCAGCCGAAATCCCCATcctcccacctcctccccagGCATCTGCAcccctgaggagcagctcctctggccaAGTGGAAGCTGCACCCgctcagcagagcagcaacTCCCTGTCCTTGCTGGATGAAGAGCTGCTGTGCTTAG gcCTGAATGAccctgcccctgcagcagcaaaggagaCCTCAGAAAACAACCAGTGGAGCATGTTTGAG AATGACCAGCTGGACCTGGATTTCTTTAACCCGAAGATGGTGACTGTTGCTTGCAACCCCGCAGGGAACCCTCTTCTCCATCATGCATCCCAGACCTCGTGTGGAACGTCAGTGACGCTGCCTTCTGCTTTCACAGCTTCTCAAACTGCTCCCAGCATCGCAGCACCAAACTCGGCACCGTTTGTATTCCCTGCTGGACCAGCTGCCCCTGTGGGGCCTCCTAAGActattccagctgctcctgcGTACTTCAACTCGTCTGTGGGGAGCAATATGTCACATAAGATGGATGCATTGGGACAACTCCTTGAAGAAGCCAAAGG GACTGCCACCCAAGGCATGGTGACACCCTCGGCGTTCCCTGGGGCTGCTTTGCCAACCACTGTCACCTCTGCCCCATTGATAGCGCCTGCAGGGCCTCCAGCCACTGCCCCTGTGGCCCCTCCAGTTCCCTTCCCAAGCAGCTGCCCTGCTGGCTCAGGAAGCCCTCTCTTCCAGCCAGCATCATTCCAGCAGCAAGGCAGTCCCATGAAAGCACCTGAGATTTCCTTGGCCAATGTCCACGTTCCCTTGGAATCCATCAAACCCA GCAGTGCCCTCCCAGTGACAGCCTATGACAAGAACGGCTTCCGGATCCTCTTGCACTTTGCCCGGGAATGCCCGCCGGGAAGGTCGGatgtgctggtggtggtggtctcCATGCTGAACACAGCACCGCTCCCTGTGAAGAACATCGTGCTCCAGGCTGCTGTGCCAAAG TCCATGAAAGTGAAGCTCCAGCCACCCTCTGGCACGGAGCTGTCTCCGTTCAATCCCATCCAGCCGCCTGCTGCCATCACCCAAGTCATGCTCCTGGCAAACCCTGCCAAG GAGAAAGTGAGGCTCAGATACAGACTGACCTTCACGCTGGGAgagcagcccagcacagaggtGGGCGAAGTGGATCAGTTTCCCCCCGTAGAACAGTGGGGGAATCTATGA
- the MRPS7 gene encoding small ribosomal subunit protein uS7m, which yields MAAPMATGLGGRLRAWLPRLTQVRWSRYNPSYIEPEVNKELYQKPPEELTEEEKEKLELKAVHPIKAAPPTLSSSVFSDPMISKFTNMMMKGGNKVLARSLMAQTLEAIKRQQLEKYHKAPEDEKETIECNPYVIFHQALKNCQPIIGLSSITRGGKTYQVPVPLKDNRKRFLAMKWMITECRENKHRRTLMPEKLSQELLQAYNNEGPIIKKKHVLHKMAEANRAYAHYRWW from the exons ATGGCGGCGCCCATGGCGACGGGCCTGGGCGGGCGGCTGCGGGCATGGCTGCCGCG GCTGACACAGGTGAGATGGAGCCGCTACAATCCCAGTTACATAGAGCCAGAAGTGAACAAGGAATTGTACCAGAAACCTCCAGAGGAGCtcacagaggaggagaaggagaaactgGAGCTTAAGGCTGTTCACCCCATCAAAGCTGCACCCCCCACTCTCTCCAGCTCCGTGTTCAGCGACCCCATGATCAG TAAATTCACCAATATGATGATGAAGGGTGGAAATAAAGTGCTGGCCAGAAGCCTCATGGCTCAG ACTCTAGAGGCCATTAAGAGACAGCAGCTGGAGAAGTACCACAAAGCTCCAGAAGATGAGAAGGAGACAATTGAATGCAACCCTTATGTCATTTTCCACCAGGCTCTGAAAAACTGCCAGCCCATCATCGGGCTCAGCAGCATCACGAGAGGAGGCAAAACCTACCAG GTGCCAGTCCCTCTGAAGGACAATCGGAAGCGCTTCCTGGCCATGAAGTGGATGATCACTGAGTGCAGGGAGAACAAGCACCGCCGGACGCTGATGCCTGAGAAGCTCTcgcaggagctgctccaggcctaCAACAACGAGGGGCCCATCATCAAGAAGAAGCACGTGCTGCACAAGATGGCAGAGGCCAACCGGGCATATGCCCACTACCGCTGGTGGTAG
- the GGA3 gene encoding ADP-ribosylation factor-binding protein GGA3 isoform X1, whose product MAEAEGESLESWLNKATNPSNRQEDWEYIIGFCDQINKELEGPQIAVRLLAHKIQSPQEWEAVQALTVLEACMKNCGRRFHNEVGKFRFLNELIKVVSPKYLGDRVSEKVKTKVIELLYSWTVALPEESKIKDAYYMLKRQGIVMFDPVIPADRTLIPSPPPRPKNPVFDDEEKSKLLAKLLKSKNPDDLQEANKLIKSMVKEDEARIQKVTKRMHTLEEVNNNVKLLNEMLVHYSKEESSEADRELMKELCERCETKRRTLFKLASETEDNDSSLGDILQASDNLSRVINSYKKIIEGQVLNGEVDLPGMSVVEGSNSTSNLNTLIDLAGLDVSSTPPPPLPPSTLTPAPPAEIPILPPPPQASAPLRSSSSGQVEAAPAQQSSNSLSLLDEELLCLGLNDPAPAAAKETSENNQWSMFENDQLDLDFFNPKMVTVACNPAGNPLLHHASQTSCGTSVTLPSAFTASQTAPSIAAPNSAPFVFPAGPAAPVGPPKTIPAAPAYFNSSVGSNMSHKMDALGQLLEEAKGTATQGMVTPSAFPGAALPTTVTSAPLIAPAGPPATAPVAPPVPFPSSCPAGSGSPLFQPASFQQQGSPMKAPEISLANVHVPLESIKPSSALPVTAYDKNGFRILLHFARECPPGRSDVLVVVVSMLNTAPLPVKNIVLQAAVPKSMKVKLQPPSGTELSPFNPIQPPAAITQVMLLANPAKEKVRLRYRLTFTLGEQPSTEVGEVDQFPPVEQWGNL is encoded by the exons ATGGCGGAGGCGGAAGGGGAGAGCCTGGAGTCGTGGCTCA ATAAAGCCACTAACCCATCTAACAGGCAAGAAGACTGGGAATACATCATCGGATTCTGTGACCAGATCAACAAAGAACTTGAAGG GCCACAGATAGCTGTGAGACTCCTGGCTCATAAAATCCAGTCGCCGCAGGAATGGGAGGCAGTCCAAGCTTTGACA GTGCTAGAAGCTTGTATGAAGAACTGTGGGCGAAGATTTCATAATGAAGTAGGGAAGTTTCGCTTCTTAAACGAGTTGATAAAAGTCGTGTCTCCAAAG TACCTGGGAGACCGAGTCTCAGAGAAGGTGAAGACCAAAGTCATTGAGTTGCTGTACAGCTGGACAGTGGCACTGCCAGAAGAATCCAAAATCAAGGATGCCTACTACATGCTGAAGCGACAAG gGATTGTTATGTTTGATCCTGTAATTCCTGCAGACCGAACCCTGATTCCTTCTCCACCGCCTCGTCCCAAAAACCCTGTGTTTGATGATGAAGAGAAATCTAAG CTTCTAGCCAAGCTCCTGAAAAGCAAAAACCCAGATGATTTACAAGAGGCCAACAAACTTATCAAATCCATGGTAAAAGAG GATGAGGCTCGGATTCAGAAGGTCACAAAGCGCATGCACACGCTGGAGGAAGTGAATAACAACGTGAAGCTGCTGAATGAGATGCTGGTTCATTACAGCAAAGAGGAATCATCGGAGGCTGATAGGGAGCTCATGAAG GAGCTCTGTGAAAGGTGTGAAACCAAAAGAAGGACATTATTCAAGCTGGCCAGTGAGACAGAGGATAATGACAGCAGTTTGG GGGATATTCTGCAGGCCAGTGACAATCTGTCCCGTGTGATCAATTCCTATAAGAAGATCATAGAGGGCCAAGTGCTCAATGGTGAAGTGGATCTGCCTGGGATGTCTGTAGTAGAAG GGAGTAACTCCACCAGTAACCTCAACACCCTCATTGACCTGGCTGGACTGGACGTCAGCAGCACCCCACCACCTCCACTGCCACCCAGCACCCTGACACCAGCCCCCCCAGCCGAAATCCCCATcctcccacctcctccccagGCATCTGCAcccctgaggagcagctcctctggccaAGTGGAAGCTGCACCCgctcagcagagcagcaacTCCCTGTCCTTGCTGGATGAAGAGCTGCTGTGCTTAG gcCTGAATGAccctgcccctgcagcagcaaaggagaCCTCAGAAAACAACCAGTGGAGCATGTTTGAG AATGACCAGCTGGACCTGGATTTCTTTAACCCGAAGATGGTGACTGTTGCTTGCAACCCCGCAGGGAACCCTCTTCTCCATCATGCATCCCAGACCTCGTGTGGAACGTCAGTGACGCTGCCTTCTGCTTTCACAGCTTCTCAAACTGCTCCCAGCATCGCAGCACCAAACTCGGCACCGTTTGTATTCCCTGCTGGACCAGCTGCCCCTGTGGGGCCTCCTAAGActattccagctgctcctgcGTACTTCAACTCGTCTGTGGGGAGCAATATGTCACATAAGATGGATGCATTGGGACAACTCCTTGAAGAAGCCAAAGG GACTGCCACCCAAGGCATGGTGACACCCTCGGCGTTCCCTGGGGCTGCTTTGCCAACCACTGTCACCTCTGCCCCATTGATAGCGCCTGCAGGGCCTCCAGCCACTGCCCCTGTGGCCCCTCCAGTTCCCTTCCCAAGCAGCTGCCCTGCTGGCTCAGGAAGCCCTCTCTTCCAGCCAGCATCATTCCAGCAGCAAGGCAGTCCCATGAAAGCACCTGAGATTTCCTTGGCCAATGTCCACGTTCCCTTGGAATCCATCAAACCCA GCAGTGCCCTCCCAGTGACAGCCTATGACAAGAACGGCTTCCGGATCCTCTTGCACTTTGCCCGGGAATGCCCGCCGGGAAGGTCGGatgtgctggtggtggtggtctcCATGCTGAACACAGCACCGCTCCCTGTGAAGAACATCGTGCTCCAGGCTGCTGTGCCAAAG TCCATGAAAGTGAAGCTCCAGCCACCCTCTGGCACGGAGCTGTCTCCGTTCAATCCCATCCAGCCGCCTGCTGCCATCACCCAAGTCATGCTCCTGGCAAACCCTGCCAAG GAGAAAGTGAGGCTCAGATACAGACTGACCTTCACGCTGGGAgagcagcccagcacagaggtGGGCGAAGTGGATCAGTTTCCCCCCGTAGAACAGTGGGGGAATCTATGA